The genomic interval cactcccacattggcttcatttttcaacaccggaggttgccgcttgatagAAGCCGCTGTAACATGTTCTTCCTCAGTCGAACCTTCAACCTTTCGATCAAGTTTTTTATTCCAGTGTATCTGCGATTGTTATAACCGATGATATGAACATGAAACCAGAAAAcatctccatggtaacagtcagtctttattttctGATCACTTTGTTGAAATGAATTTCAGCTGCAGACGTTCAGACTtcactcagagaaaaaaaaatacatacgataaagacagagaaacaaagtttaaaatccttcCTTCAGCCGTGATTCAGTCATGGATCTGTTCTGATGGTTTCATTTAAGACGAGTCAACAAATACTTagtggttattattattaatgtggTTATCATGACGATCaacagtattattattattattatcattttaggGCTTCATGATTGTCCTATTTATTAAAATGTGGATTAATTTAAACACGATAAATTCTAACATAAAATTTAATTTACGGAAAcctgctgaaaaaaatatttgcagagctgaattattttttaaaatggttAACGTGTCACTTTTCCCCATTATTCAGTTTTTTAGGGTAGGGTAGCTTTGAACACAGGGGCTTTATTttgttaaacacaaacaggaaataacCGCCGTGCGTACCGCTGTTGGTGGGACGACGTGATTGGCTTATTCGGCTCCAGCACACCTCTTCGCCTGAATTCAATGTTTGTCAATCTAAAGCAGATTTCTTGCCTCCAATACTGCACTTCTGGTATaggcttcacaataaaagccttcCAGGAGTTTAGTGTATGAAGGCTTTCATTGTGAAGCCTTCCAGAGGAAGTCTGTGATTTAAAGTTCCAATATATAGAAAAGAAACAACCAATAATATAATGATCCAAACAGTGAAACAAACTGAGAGgaaacatgagaaataaaaacatcacagaagaATTCAGTcgtttaaaatcaacaaaacaaataaactgtaaacaagGAGATTTAGTGTCTTACGTCATGTCGGAAATTAAGTTTCGTACGACATGTCGAGATTTAGTGTCTTTCGTCATGACGAGATTTAGTGTCGTACACCATGTCGAGTTTTAATTTTGTACGTCATGTCGGAAATGTAGTTTCATATGTCACGTCGAGTTTTAGTTTCGTACGTCATGTCGGAAGTTGTAGTTTCGTACGTCATGTCGGAAGTTGTAGTTTCGTACGTCATGTCGAGTTTTAGTGTCATACGTCATGTTGAGTTTTAGTTTCGTACGTCATGTCGAGTTTTAGTTTCGTACGTCATGTCGAGTTTTAGTTTGGTAGGTCATGTCGAGTTGTAGTTTCGTAGGTCATGTTGAGTTTTAGTGTCATACATCATATCAAAATAGTGTTTTAGGTCATTTTAGTGAGGGTTGAACAAgaagtaaacaggaagtagcaCTCATGTTAAACTGGTGTTGATTGAATCACAATCAAAGTTAAGATAACTGGAGTGTAACTGGTTGTTTTATTGTACTCATAATTTGCATGTAACTGGAGTTTTAATGGTTATTTTTCAGACAAACTGGAGTTCAACTGGTAACTTGTTATTTAATGGACAAACTGGAGTGTAACTGGTGACTTTATATGACTTTATGAACTGGAGTTTAACTAAAGGTCACTGGTTTTATTTTGGAATGGAGTTTTAGTGGTTATTTTATTGGACTCTAATTTGCGTTAAACCAGAGCTTTAACTGGACTTTAACTGGTAATTTTATCGGACTCTAACTGGAGTTTTAATGGACTTTATGAACTGGAGTTCAACTAGAGGTCACTGGTTATATTTTGGACTGGACTTTTTAATGGTTATCTTTACTGGAGTTTTAGTGGTTATTTCAgccctttaaaacaaacaaaaaatttttttttttaaatgaaaatgaaaaaaaaaaaatccaacattttccatttgtttGACCTCTGCCATTATTCTAACAAGcagtcatgaacacacattgTGGACCATTATATTCCCGTGGAATTCAGAAGAGTCCAGTTGATTCTAGTAGGTCGAGTAGAGTTCAGTAGAGTACATCTGAGTCTAGGAGAGTCGATTAGAGTCCAGTAGCATCTCGTAGAGTTCAGTAGAATCCAGTAGAATCCAGTAGACACAGCAATAAGACGAGATGTGTGCTGAGCAGGAGGTCGTGGGGCAatcagaggatgaagaagaggaagaggacaacAAAGAGGATGGCGAGCAACACGCCAATAGCACACCACTGTCGTCGATCTGtggaaatacagaaataagTAAATCACAACTAATACGGCTAATACCTAAGTGAGCCACGTCGGATCGCTAATTTCTATTGaaacgttttatttatttaatcgttctgttgttttgtttttacagtaagGACACTGAGAATGACGTCATTGGTTGCCGGGATAATTACCGCTGGTCATGTGAGACACCTTGGCCAGCTTCTTCATGACGTTGTCCAATTTGGTGTGAGTGTTGTCCACATCATGAGTGAAGTCGTCCAACATCCTGCAAAAAGCaaacatacacaacaacactcAAGTCAGAccagaaaacaaacacctaCCCAAATATATCCTGTTCACTCCTCAAACACATCCTGTTCACTCCTCAGACACATCCTGTTCACTCCTCAAACACATCCTGTTCACTCCTCAAATATATCCTGTTCACTCCTCTGACATATCCTGTTCACTCCTCTGACATATCCTGTTCACTCCTCTGACATATCCTGTTCACTCCTCTGACATATCCTGTTCACTCCTCAAATATATCCTGTTCACTCCTCTGACATATCCTGTTCACTCCTCAAACACATCCTGTTCACTCCTCAAACATATCCTGTTCACTCCTCACACATCCTGTTCACTCCTCTGACATATCCTGTTCACTCCTCAAACACATCCTGTTCACTCCTCAAATATATCCTGTTCACTCCTCAAACACATCCTGTTCACTCCTCAAACATATCCTGTTCACTCCTCAAACACATCCTGTTCACTCCTCAAACATATCCTGTTCACTCCTCAAACACATCCTGTTCACTCCTCAAACACATCCTGTTCACTCCTCAAACATATCCTGTTCACTCCTCAAACACATCCTGTTCACTCCTCTGACATATCCTGTTCACTCCTCAAACACATCCTGTTCACTCCTCAAACATATCCTGTTCACTCCTCTGACACATCCTGTTCACTCCTCTGACATATCCTGTTCACTCCTCAAACACATCCTGTTCACTCCTCAAACACATCCTGTTCACTCCTCAAACATATCCTGTTCACTCCTCAAATATATCCTGTTCACTTCTCAAACACATCCTGTTTACTCCTCAAATATATCCTGTTCACTCCTCAAATATATCCTGTTCACTCCTCAGACATATCCTGTTCACTCCTCAGACATATCCTGTTCACTCCTCAGACATATCCTGTTCACTCCTCAAACACATCCTGTTCACTCCTCAGACATATCCTGTTCACTCCTCAGACACATCCTGTTCACTCCTCTGACATATCCTGTTCACTCCTCAAACATATCCTGTTCACTCCTCAAACACATCCTGTTCACTCCTCAGACATATCCTGTTCACTCCTCAAACATATCCTGTTCACTCCTCTGACATATCCTGTTCACTCCTGACATATCCTGTTCACTCCTCAAACACATCCTGTTCACTCCTCAAACACATGCTGTTCACTCCTGACATATCCTGTTCACTCCTCTGACATATCCTGTTCACTCCTCAAACATAATCTGTTCACTCCTCTGACATATCCTGTTCACTCCTCTGACATATCCTGTTCACTCCTGACATATCCTGTTCACTCCTCAAACACATCCTGTTCACTCCTCAAACATATCCTGTTCACTCCTGACATATCCTGTTCACTCCTGACATATCCTGTTCACTCCTCAAACACATCCTGTTCACTCCTCAAACACATCCTGTTCACTCCTCAAACACATCCTGTTCACTCCTCAGACATATCCTGTTCACTCCTCAAACACATCCTGTTCACTCCTGACATATCCTGTTCACTCCTCAAACATATCCTGTTCTCTCCTCTGACATACCAGGATATGTTATTGATGTGTTCTTTAGGAGTTCATAATAATTTTGAATCTGTAGTTAAGGATCTTGGTGTTAACGTTCAGACATCTTACACAGATTGTTCATCTAACTCCATGCCGATCCTCTCTGACATGTTCTTCAGGACTCCGATTGTTCCCGACACGAGCTCCAGCTGTTCATCCTGCTGCTCTGCGATCAGCTGACACAACAcacattatatattatattcaatacaacataaaaaaaacattcttaaatGTTATACAACAACTtagagctctgtgattggctgttgcaAAGGTCAGGTGTTTCTCTACCTGCTGCTGCCCCTGCTGCTCCTCGATGAACTGAGAGTTGGCGGTCTGCAGTTGTCGGTCCAACCGGCTGAATTTATCAGGACCAGGCTGCCAGATCGGACCCTGAGCGCCGCGTTCTCCCAGCAGAGCCTGAACGTCACACACATCAACTGTCAGACagttttcagcagcagctgaagGACCTTTAAGGAACTACATTTACCAAAACCTCCAAGTATCAGCCGGATATTCCCTAAAGCTTCTATGACCTTTAAGGACATAAATTCACCCTTTTATAACCTTTAAGGACCTGCTGGACTCTAGGACAATCAGGATCCTAGAAGGATTTGGGATTTAGGTTTCTTTGTCTGAGGAGATTTCCAGGTTTTCCAGGAGGTATTGGTAGTAATGTATGTTACAGGAAATCAGCTGATCATTGTAAAAGACCTATGGACAGGTCAGtcaacaggtgtgtgtgaggaacatcgggcgtgtgtgtgtacttcagatgtgtgtgtgtgtacttcaggtgtgtgtacttcagatgtgtgttacctgtttgTTCTTCCTGTCTTGGGCAG from Labrus mixtus chromosome 3, fLabMix1.1, whole genome shotgun sequence carries:
- the stx6 gene encoding syntaxin-6 produces the protein MSMEDPFFVVKGEVLKAVNAAQSLHHRWSELLQEGGGASKEEMDWTTNELRNSLRSIEWDLEDLDETISIVESNPKKFNLDAPELMKRKAFITSTRQTVKEMKEQMSSPAAAQDRKNKQALLGERGAQGPIWQPGPDKFSRLDRQLQTANSQFIEEQQGQQQLIAEQQDEQLELVSGTIGVLKNMSERIGMELDEQSVMLDDFTHDVDNTHTKLDNVMKKLAKVSHMTSDRRQWCAIGVLLAILFVVLFLFFIL